Genomic DNA from Comamonas antarctica:
GCCCGGTCGAAGGGCCTTGTCCCTGGCGAGACAAACCCCACTGGTCATTTGGGCGCAAGTTTCTACAATGAAAAATCGCACGATCGTTCTTTTCCATTCACAAGGGACAACCGCATGAGCGCTGACTACCAGAAGGACGGGCAGATTGCCGTCATCACGCTGAACAATCCGCCGGTCAACGGCCTGGGCCTCGCCACGCGCCGGGCCGTGGTCGAGGGGCTGAACCAGGCCAATGCCGATGCGGACATCACGGCCATCATCATTACCGGCGCGGGCAAGGCGTTCTCGGGCGGAGCCGACATCACCGAGTTCGGCACCGAGCGCGCGACCCAGGAGCCGCATCTGCTGTCGGTGATCCGCGCCGTGGAACTGTCGGGCAAGCCGGTTGTGGCAGCGATCCACTCGGTCTGCATGGGCGGCGGCCTGGAGCTGGCGCTGGGCTGCCACTACCGCGTGGTCGCACCGGGCACCGCGGTGGCGCTGCCCGAAGTCAAGCTGGGCCTGCTGCCCGGCGCCGGCGGCACGCAGCGCCTGCCGCGCTTGCTGGGCCTGGAGACCGCGCTGAACATCATCGTCAGCGGCGAAACCGTGCAAAGCGAAATGCTGGCCGCGATTCCCGGCCAGAAGCTGTTCGACCTGGTGGCGGCGTCGGCCGAGAGCCTGCGCGAGGAAGCGGGCGCGTTTGCGCTGAAGATCGCGGCGCAGCGGCCGCTGCCGCTGGTGCGCGACCTGCCCTGCAAGCATCCGCAGGCCGAAGCCTACCTGCAGTTCGCGCGCAATATGGTCAAGGGCATGTCGAAGAACTTCCCCGCGCCCGCCAAGTGCGTCGATGCGGTGGCCGCGTCCGTCAAGGGCAAGTTCGATGCCGGCATGCAGACCGAGCGCGAGCTGTTCACGCAGCTGATGTTCACGCCCGAGTCGCGCGCGCTGCGCCACCTGTTCATGGCCGAGCGCGCGGCCTCGAAGATCGCCGACGTGCCTTCGGACACGCCGGTGCGCGAGATCCGCAGCGTGGGCGTCATCGGAGCCGGCACCATGGGCGGCGGCATTGCCATGAACTTCCTCAACGCCGGCATTCCCGTGACCATCCTGGAAACGAAGCAGGAAGCGCTCGACCGCGGCCAGGCGACCATTCGCAAGAACTACGAGGCACAGGTCAAGAAGGGCAAGCTCAAGCAGGAGAAGTACGAGGAGCGCATGGCGCTGCTCACGCCCACGCTGTCCTATGACGACCTCAAGCACGCCGACCTGATCATCGAAGCCGTGTTCGAGGAACTGGGCGTGAAGGAAGCCGTGTTCAAGCAGCTCGACGCCGTGGCCAAGCCCGGCGCGATCCTGGCCTCCAACACCTCGACGCTCGATGTCGACAAGATCGCGGCCTTCACCCAGCGCCCGCAGGACGTGGTCGGCATGCATTTCTTCAGCCCGGCCAACGTGATGAAGCTGCTCGAAGTCGTGCGCGGCAAGCAGACCCCCAAGGACGTACTGGCCACCGTGATGAAGCTGGCCAAGAAGATCAAGAAGACCGCTGTGGTCTCGGGCGTCTGCGACGGCTTCATCGGCAACCGCATGATCGAGCAGTACAGCCGCCAG
This window encodes:
- a CDS encoding 3-hydroxyacyl-CoA dehydrogenase NAD-binding domain-containing protein — encoded protein: MSADYQKDGQIAVITLNNPPVNGLGLATRRAVVEGLNQANADADITAIIITGAGKAFSGGADITEFGTERATQEPHLLSVIRAVELSGKPVVAAIHSVCMGGGLELALGCHYRVVAPGTAVALPEVKLGLLPGAGGTQRLPRLLGLETALNIIVSGETVQSEMLAAIPGQKLFDLVAASAESLREEAGAFALKIAAQRPLPLVRDLPCKHPQAEAYLQFARNMVKGMSKNFPAPAKCVDAVAASVKGKFDAGMQTERELFTQLMFTPESRALRHLFMAERAASKIADVPSDTPVREIRSVGVIGAGTMGGGIAMNFLNAGIPVTILETKQEALDRGQATIRKNYEAQVKKGKLKQEKYEERMALLTPTLSYDDLKHADLIIEAVFEELGVKEAVFKQLDAVAKPGAILASNTSTLDVDKIAAFTQRPQDVVGMHFFSPANVMKLLEVVRGKQTPKDVLATVMKLAKKIKKTAVVSGVCDGFIGNRMIEQYSRQAGFLLDEGATPQQVDKAIEKFGFAMGPFRMGDLAGNDIGWAIRKRRAVEQPGMKYSATADKLCELGRYGQKTGAGWYDYEAGKRDAIPSELVNKMIEQHRKDQGITPRKISDEEIVQRLVFSLVNEGAHILEDGIAGKSGDIDMVYLTGYGFPIHRGGPMHYAGEVGLVNVVQAMNRFAQNPHDDAAFWQPAPLLARLAAEGKSFS